Below is a genomic region from Rosa chinensis cultivar Old Blush chromosome 5, RchiOBHm-V2, whole genome shotgun sequence.
accatcctgcgtacgaggtaacttgtaaataaaatccatggtgaGATGATCCCATTTCCATTCCGGAATTGGCAAAGGTTGCAACAACCCCGACGGTTTTTGCCTTTCCGCTTTCACTTGCTGGCACACTAGACATTTACTCACAAAagctgcaatttctcttttcatgtttggCCACCAATAGTACTCTTTAAGAGTCCGATACATTTTTGTACCACCAGGATGCAGGGCATACACAGAgttatgagcttcatcaagtatttctcgTTTAAGTGGTTCGACGTTAGGAACACAAAGTCTCTTCCCAAACATCAATGTCCCATCTCTTCGAATAGAAAACTCAAGTTGCCAACCACCACGAACACCTTCTTTAATCCCTTCAATTCTTGGATCAAGAGGCTGGTTTTCCCGTATTTTATCAATGAATACTGGTCTCACATGAAAACTAGCCaccagagtaccaacctcatcAACCAATAACTCAACCCCCGTAGACCTCAACTCTGACAATAGGGGTACTCGAGTGGCCCTTAAATATGACAAAGTCACAGATGGGTTCCTACTAAGtgcatccgccaccacatttGCTTTACCGGGGTGGTACTCAATGGTACAATCATAATCTTCAATCAACTCCATCCATCTTCGTTGTCTTAAATTCAAATTCGGTTGTGTAAACACATACTTGAGGCTTTTATGGTCAGTGAAGATCTGACATCTGGCTCCATACAGATAATGCCTCCACAACTTAAGAGCAAGTACAATAGCTGCCAACTCTAAGTCATGTGTGGGATAATTCAACTCATGTGGCTTCAATTGTCTAGAAGCATAAGCAATCACATTACCATGTTGCATTAGAACACAGCCTAAGCCTTGTCTAGAGGCATCACTGTAAATCacatactccccactatcatcaggcAAGGATAGAATTGGAGCACTAGTCAGCCGACTCTTAAGTTCTTGAAAGCTCTGCTCACAATTCTCAGACCAAACAAATCTGACACCTTTTCTCGTTAACTTAGTAAGAGGAGCGGCAATTCTAGAAAAGTTTTGCACAAAACGTCGATAGTAACCAGCaagacccaagaaactacgaatttCCGTCACATTggtaggtctttcccaattCAACACGGCTTCTATCTTTTGGGGATCCACACTAACACCACCAGCTGTAATGACGTGACCCAAGAATGTCACTTGGTCAAgccaaaactcacacttactGAATTTAGCATACAATTGGTGTAGCCGTAGAGTCTCCAACACAATATTCAAGTACTTAACATGTAACTCCTCACTCTTAGAATAAACCAATATGTCgtcaatgaacacaatcacaaagcggtcaagatacgggcgaaacaccctgttcatgagatccatgaaagcagcgggtgcattagtcaacccaaaaggcataacaaggaactcataatgaccataacgtgatcgaaaagcagttttggctacatcctcctctttaatccttaactgatgataaccagatctcaaatcaatctttgagaaaactttagcacccctcaactggtcaaacaaatcatcaatgcggggcaagggatatttattccttatagtcaccctgtttagtttccggtaatcaatacaaagcctcaaagtaccatctttcttcttcacaaacaacacaggTGCGCCCCAGGGAGATACACTAGGTCGTATAAATCCCTTATCCGTTAACTCCTGCAACTGTACATACAACTCCTTCAGTTCCGCCAgtgccattctataaggtgcttgagagatgggtgttgtacctggaagtaaatcaatggtaaagtctatcTCTCGCACCGGGGGCAATCCAGGCAATTCTTCTGGAAATACATCTGGATAGTCACCAACAACAGGAATTTGGCTAAGATCCATAACTTCGGTATTTGAAttcaccacatgtgccaaataagcttggcaacccttactcaacatcttcttagcagttaaagctgagatcatgcaagatgggagaacctcccgttcaccataaaaggtgacaactggcttacccggactccgaaataatacagtactacaaaagcaatccactaaggcatgatgcatccgtaggaaatccatcccgaggattacatcaaactccaccaactcaaatggaatcaagtccgcctctaagcaaactccttctacaaacactccacaaaaacgatgtacccattcaattctatgtctttcccccgatggtagaacaacatgccactctccgagtaggagagatgggggcacattagcaaagaaagaaaacctcttagacataaaggagtgagaggctccaggatcaatcaaaatgaaagctggttgaccaaaaacaattaacatacccataatgacgttcggtgcagtgcgaccctcctgctgggtcatagCATGAAGACGGGCCTGGGTCACTGGACGCCCTCTCTGTCCACGACCCGGCTGTGTGCTGCTCCTGCCTGACAAACTGCCCTGAGAACCCGAACTAGTAGCACCCACAGAGGTCTGACCCATACTCTGACCAGTAGTAGTGAAGGCTCCCTGAGTCAACTGAGGGCATTCTCTCCTGTAGTGACCCCACTGGCCACACTGGTAACAAGTCCCCACACCTGCCTGACACGGGCCTGCATGGTGTCTACCACAAGTAGCACACTGGGGATAGTCTCTCGGAATCGCCTGTCTACCAAAGCCTCCACTGGAACTAGCAGTGCCACCCCTGGACTGTCTCCTATCGGTCTGCCCAGGCCTCCTGAAGCGTCCCCTGAAACGCTGACGAGAGCTAGAATCTGAACTGCTCGGTCTACTGCCTGATGACGATGCAGAACCCGAACTAGAGGCAATTCTCTTAGATGGCCCCTGACTGGGACCGCCAATCTCCAAAGGTCGGGAACCGTCCAGATATCTAGCCTCACACCTCATGGCAGCCTCCACAGCTAACTTAAAAGTCGGATAATCATGAGGCGCCAACCAATCCCGATATACAGGTAGAAGGCCATTGATAAACTGATCAACCTTCAACTTTTCTGTCGCCACCAACTCAGGGGCAAACCGAGACAAAGCAATGAAACGCTCCTCATACTGTAACACAGTCATCTCCTCAGTCTGCTTCAACTGCATGAACTCAAATCGGAGACGGTGCTGGGATGCCTGATTATAGTACCGATTTGAGAACTCCGTTT
It encodes:
- the LOC112203977 gene encoding uncharacterized protein LOC112203977 translates to MGISGGMRPGRRSRAGRNHSPASEGDDEHVPRGLLRTVERLFERFAAALPNPRTDYTVERARRHGAYTFSSAPTESVAGDWITRMERVFESLGCPATRRVPLAIDLLDGDAWLWWQGTRNMGYDPTTMTWEEFKTEFSNRYYNQASQHRLRFEFMQLKQTEEMTVLQYEERFIALSRFAPELVATEKLKVDQFINGLLPVYRDWLAPHDYPTFKLAVEAAMRCEARYLDGSRPLEIGGPSQGPSKRIASSSGSASSSGSRPSSSDSSSRQRFRGRFRRPGQTDRRQSRGGTASSSGGFGRQAIPRDYPQCATCGRHHAGPCQAGVGTCYQCGQWGHYRRECPQLTQGAFTTTGQSMVCQAGAAHSRVVDREGVQ